Within Pseudomonas brassicacearum, the genomic segment GAGCCCCTTGAGGAACAGTTGGAAATGTCCAAGGGGGGTGCGTTGCAAACGCTCGATACGCTCGCGGGCCACGAGGGCGTTGCGGTGGATGCGTACGAAACGTTCGCCGAACTCGTCCTCGAGGGCCTTGAGGGGCTCATCCAGCAACACCTCGCCACTCTCATGGCGCAAGGTCACGTATTTGTGGTCGGCAATGAAGTAGACCACTTGGTTCAACGGGATCAGCTCGATGCCTTTGCGGGTACGCGCACTGATGTGACTACGCGGGCCGCTGCCGCTTTCGGCGGCCGGACGGGTCAGTGCCGCCAGTTGTACCCGGTTGGGCCGCTCGGCCTTGCGCAAGGCGTCGAGCAACGCCTCGGCCGTCACCGGCTTGACCAGGTAGCCCACGGCACCGGCCTGCAACACCTCGGGAGGGAAGTCGTCCCGGGTGGTACAGAACACCACGGCGGGCGGCGACTCTCGTTCGCACAACCTCGCCGCGACCTGCAGACCGTCCAGGCCAGGCATGCGAATGTCGAGCAGCACGATATCCGGCTTGTGGCTGTCAATAAGGGCCAATGCCTCTTCGCCATTGGTGGCGCTCGGCTCCAGGACACTGTAACCCTCGAGCTCGCCAACCATTCGGCTCAGGCGCTCGCGGGCCAGTGGTTCGTCATCAACGATCAGGACATTCATATTGCGCTGGATTCCTGCGTGAGTCTCGCACAAGGATAGCGTAGACAGGGGAAGTGACATCCGTCACCGCGATCCACGCTAAGACTCGTCCGAGGGCCAAAAAGTGCCGCGAGACGGTTGCCTATCTTTACCAGCGCTTGCCGAGCGATGCCCGAGGCCCGTTGTCGCACGGCGTCGCCGTAGGGATTGTTAACTGTCGATCTGACCAATATGAGCACCCCCTTCTTATCTATATCCGCTGCGCCATGGATGGAAAAAGCAAAAGTCCTACCGTCCACTGTAGACGGTTGCCGCGACGATATTGCTCAATCGAAAAATATCGTTGTGGGAAAACCCGGTTGGATCCCAGGCTTGCATCGGAAAAACCTGCCGACCAGTGCCAGCGCCAGTCCCGGCAACCCTGCTATCATCCGCCGCAGCCTTTAACCGCTACTTTTTCTTCAGCCGATCACGAGCGAATTCATGAGCACTGACAAGACCAATCAGTCCTGGGGCGGCCGCTTCAGTGAACCCGTCGACGCCTTCGTCGCCCGCTTCACCGCCTCCGTCAACTTTGACCAGCGCCTGTATCGCCACGACATCATGGGCTCGATCGCCCACGCCACCATGCTGGCCAAGGTCGGCGTGCTGACCGATGCCGAGCGCGACAGCATCATCGACGGCCTGAAAACCATCCAGGCTGAAATCGAGGCCGGCCAGTTCGATTGGCGCATCGACCTTGAAGACGTGCACATGAACATCGAAGCGCGCCTGACCGACCGCATCGGCGTGACCGGCAAGAAACTGCACACCGGCCGCAGCCGCAACGACCAGGTCGCCACCGACATCCGCCTTTGGCTGCGCGACGAGATCGACCTGATCCTGGCCGAAATCACTCGCCTGCAAAAAGGCCTGCTGGAGCAAGCCGAGCGCGAGGCCGAGAGCATCATGCCGGGCTTCACGCACCTGCAAACCGCCCAACCTGTAACGTTTGGGCATCACATGCTGGCCTGGTTCGAGATGCTCAGCCGCGACTACGAGCGCCTGGTGGACTGCCGCAAGCGCACCAACCGCATGCCCCTGGGCAGCGCCGCGCTGGCGGGCACCACGTACCCGATCGATCGTGAATACACCGCGCAGTTGCTGGGCTTCGACGCCGTGGGTGGCAACTCGCTGGATAACGTCTCGGACCGCGATTTCGCCATCGAATTCTGCGCTGCCGCGAGCATCGCGATGATGCACCTGTCGCGCTTCTCCGAAGAGCTGGTGCTGTGGACCAGCGCGCAATTCCAGTTCATTGACCTGCCGGACCGCTTCTGCACCGGCAGCTCGATCATGCCGCAAAAGAAAAACCCCGACGTGCCGGAACTGGTGCGGGGCAAGAGTGGCCGGGTATTCGGCGCACTGATGGGCCTGCTGACCCTGATGAAGGGCCAGCCGCTGGCCTACAACAAGGACAACCAGGAAGACAAGGAGCCGCTGTTCGACGCCGCCGACACCTTGCGCGACTCGCTGCGGGCCTTTGCCGACATGATCCCGGCCATCAAGCCCAAGCACGCGGTGATGCGCGAAGCGGCCCTGCGCGGCTTCTCCACCGCCACGGACCTGGCCGACTACCTGGTACGCCGTGGCCTGCCGTTCCGCGACTGCCATGAGATCGTCGGCCATGCCGTGAAATACGGCGTGGACAACGGCAAGGACCTGGCGGAAATGAGCCTGGACGAACTGCGCCAGTTCAGCGACCAGATCGAGCAGGACGTGTTTGCCGTGCTGACCCTCGAAGGCTCGGTCAATGCCCGTGACCACATCGGCGGCACCGCGCCGGCACAGGTCAAGGCAGCGGTGGTCCGTGGCCAGGCGCTGATCGCCAGCCGCTAAAAGCTGAAAAGCTTCGCGAGCCAGCCCGCTCCCACAATGGATCTTCAGTGAACTCAGAATCTTGTGAGCATGGAGATCTAATGTGGGAGCGAGCTTGCTCGCGATAGCTCACTTCAAAACACCACAAAACTCACTTCTTGGCAGCGATCATCGCCAAAAATTCCGGCATCGCCGCGTCCCTGTCCGCCGCGATCCGCTGCACATGCGGACTCTGCTCCAAGCGCTCCATCAGCGCCTTGGCCGCCGGCATGCCTGCCAGCAGGTCAATATCGAACAGTTTCCTGCCCACCTGGAGGGCCAGCGAAACGCTGTAGAAGAAATACAGGTCGGCAATACTCAAGCTATCGCCTGCTACATAAGGCGAAAATTTGCCGTGCCTGGCCAGTGACGCGAACCCCAGCAGCAATTCGGCCTTGGTCTTTTCCTTGATGGCCTCGGGCACCGACATGCCGAAAAACGCCTCGGCGTAGCAGGCTCGCCCCGGCAACTCGATGTACAACTCGATCTCCCGGCACAAGGCCAATACCTGGGCCCGCTCGAACGGGTCACTGGGCAGCAGGGCCTTGCCTGGCTGGGTTTGCTCGATGTACTCAAGGATGACGCTGGTTTCGTTGACGAACCCCTGTTCGGTTTTCAACACCGGCACCTTCCCGCGCGGGCTGATGGCCCACGCTTCAGGGGTCTGGTTGGGGTAGAAGTGCACTTCTTCGAAGGGCAGGCCCTTCTCCAACAGCGCCAGCTTGACCATGTTGTAATAGTTACTGACAGAGAAACCATAAAGCTTGAGCATTACAAAGCCTCCAGGCCGTGTGGGGTTGGCAGCCTTGCGTTATAGACCGTCGGGGCGCTTCTTGCCAGGCGCATCACGCCGCTGAATGCAGGTAAACTGGCGACCTTTCTCACAGGAGCCTGCCATGAGCGAGCCAACCGATATCGACAACGACGAAGAAGAATTCGTCGAGAACACGCTGATCCAGGCCATCGAAAACCAGATCGAAAGCGACAACCCGCCTGCGGCCAAGGCCACTTTCAACAAGTTGACCCTGGTCGGTTATGAGCGCGAAGAAATCCTCAACCTGATGGCCCATGTGCTGGCAGTGGAGATCGATGCGATCCTGGAAGAAGATCGCCCGTTCGATACCCAGTGGTACGAAGCCGCATTGCGCACCTTGCCTGAGTTGCCGCCGGAAAAAAACTGAACCGCTCTTGTCCCCCGCTCGGCTGCGCCCTGTAGGAGCTGTGTAGGAGCTGTGTAGGAGCTGTCGAGTGCAACGAGGCTGCGATCTTTCCCCTGACAATTGAGTCTGGAGTGAAAGATCAAAAGATCACAGCCTTCAGCAGCTCCCACACAGCTCCTACACAGCTCCTACACAGCTCGGACCAAAGAGAATCGCTTTAAATAAAAAAAGCATGACACTGAGACTGGACAGCTCGGCCGAGTGCGCTCACCTTAGTGACGCTGTCGACCAAATTCCTAGAAAGTCTGGAGTCCTTATGTCGCTTACCCCTGAGCTGGTTGCCGAACTGGAAATCCTTGCACTCTTCAACCTGGACAGTTCCCAGGAAGGCCTGAAAATTCATCAGACCGCTGCCCCCAAAGCGATTGCCGCTGCCCAACGCCTGTTCGAAAAAGAACTGATCACCCAGCCCGACGGTGGTTACCTGACAAGCCTGGGCCGAGATGCCGCCCAAAACGTACAAACCGTCCTGACGATACTCAGCGTGCAAGAAGCCGCCTGATTCCCCCTGTCGCCCACGGGAATCTCCTTTACGGGATTTCCGCAGGCGCACGGGTGCCCTGCGTAAAAAACTGGCATCCAAATCCTGCTTCCAGCTTAAGAATTCTCAAGATCGGGCGCTAACCTGCCATCACCCCCACGTTCGACGCCGCGAGCTGGTTTGAGCTGACATGACCCGCAATCACGAAATACGCCCCGATCTGGACGAGGGAATCGACCGCAAGGTCTTGAGCCAGTTGCGCGCACGTTTTCTCAAGCTCAACACCGTGCGGATGGAGCGCGCCCTCGAAGGCCTGTCGCCGCGCCAGCAAGGCGTGCTGACGTTGCTGCCGCTGTTCTTCCACGTCAACCATCCGCTGCTGCCCGGCTACGTTTCCGGCAGCACGCCTGCCGGGCTGTCGAACTACGAGCCTGACGCCAATATCCTTGCCGAAGCCCAGCGGCTGACCCGTTCGTTTTCCTACAAGCCCCGGCACGGCAGCAACCCGCCACGACCGATCCTTGGCCTGTTCCTGATGGGCAGCCTCGGCACCCTGGCCCAAGCCGACCAGAGCGACATGGACGTGTGGGTTTGCCACAGGCCGGACCTGAGCGACGATGAACTGGCCGAGTTGCGCAAGAAATGCCAGTTGTTGGAGATCTGGGCCGCGACCCAGGGTGCCGAAGCCCATTTCTTCCTGATCGACCCGGCGCGTTTCGTACGGGGCGAGCGGGACAACCAGCTCAGTTCCGACGACTGCGGCACCACCCAGCATTACCTGCTGCTGGACGAATTCTACCGCACCGCGATCTGGCTGGCCGGGCGCACACCGATCTGGTGGCTGGTGCCGGTCTATGAAGAAGAGAACTATGAGCAGTACACCCATACGCTGATATCCAAGCGCTTCATTCGCGCGGATGAAACGCTGGACCTGGGGCACCTGGCCTACATTCCGCCGGGCGAATTCGTCGGTGCCGGGCTCTGGCAGCTGTTCAAAGGTATCGAGTCGCCCTACAAGTCCGTGCTCAAGCTGCTGCTGACCGAGGTCTATGCCAGCGAACACCCGACTGTCCGCTGCCTGAGCCTGCGCTTCAAGCAGGCCGTGTTTGCCAATCGCCTGGACCTCGAAGAGCTGGACCCGTACATGCTGGTCTACCGCCGCATCGAGGAATACCTCAACGCCCGCGGCGAATCCGAACGCCTGGAGTTGATCCGCCGCGCGCTGTACCTGAAGGTCAATCGCAAGCTCACCGGCCAGGCGCGTAGCAACGGCTGGCAACGGGTACTGCTCGAACGACTGGCCCGGGAATGGGGCTGGGACCAGCGTCAACTGGCGCTGCTGGACAGCCGCAGCCAATGGAAAGTCCGCCAGGTCAGCCACGAGCGGCGAGCACTGGTCAGCGAACTCACCCACAGCTACCGCTTCCTGACCCAGTTCGCCCGCACCGAGAAAACCGTCAGCCTGATCAACAAGCGCGATCTCAACGTGCTTGGCCGGCGGTTGTATGCAGCCTTCGAGCGCAAGGCCGACAAGGTCGAATTCATCAACCCCGGCATCGCACCGGATTTGGCCGAAGACACCCTGACGCTGGTCCAGTCGCCCAACAAGAAAGAACCGGGACAGAACCAGTGGGCGCTGTACAACGGCAGCCTCAACGCCCTGGAGTGGGAGAACTTCGCACCGATCAAGCGCTGCCGCGAGTTGCTGGAACTGCTGACCTGGTGCCATCGCAACGGCGTGATCGACAGCAGCACGCGCCTGGCGCTGCACCCAGGCAGCAGCGACCTGAGCGAGTTCGAACTGTTCAACCTGCTGGGCAGCCTGCAACAGTCCATCGCCCTGCCCTTGACCACGGTGGATGAAGCACAGTTGCTGCGCGCCAGCGTGCCCAGCGAAGTGCTGATCCTGGTGAATGTCGGCGTCGACCCGCTCAAGCACCACCGCGACCTGAATATCCTGATGACCACCGAGCGCACCGACTCCCTGAGCTATGCCGGGGTCCGGGAGAACC encodes:
- a CDS encoding glutathione S-transferase family protein, with translation MLKLYGFSVSNYYNMVKLALLEKGLPFEEVHFYPNQTPEAWAISPRGKVPVLKTEQGFVNETSVILEYIEQTQPGKALLPSDPFERAQVLALCREIELYIELPGRACYAEAFFGMSVPEAIKEKTKAELLLGFASLARHGKFSPYVAGDSLSIADLYFFYSVSLALQVGRKLFDIDLLAGMPAAKALMERLEQSPHVQRIAADRDAAMPEFLAMIAAKK
- a CDS encoding class I adenylate cyclase, translating into MTRNHEIRPDLDEGIDRKVLSQLRARFLKLNTVRMERALEGLSPRQQGVLTLLPLFFHVNHPLLPGYVSGSTPAGLSNYEPDANILAEAQRLTRSFSYKPRHGSNPPRPILGLFLMGSLGTLAQADQSDMDVWVCHRPDLSDDELAELRKKCQLLEIWAATQGAEAHFFLIDPARFVRGERDNQLSSDDCGTTQHYLLLDEFYRTAIWLAGRTPIWWLVPVYEEENYEQYTHTLISKRFIRADETLDLGHLAYIPPGEFVGAGLWQLFKGIESPYKSVLKLLLTEVYASEHPTVRCLSLRFKQAVFANRLDLEELDPYMLVYRRIEEYLNARGESERLELIRRALYLKVNRKLTGQARSNGWQRVLLERLAREWGWDQRQLALLDSRSQWKVRQVSHERRALVSELTHSYRFLTQFARTEKTVSLINKRDLNVLGRRLYAAFERKADKVEFINPGIAPDLAEDTLTLVQSPNKKEPGQNQWALYNGSLNALEWENFAPIKRCRELLELLTWCHRNGVIDSSTRLALHPGSSDLSEFELFNLLGSLQQSIALPLTTVDEAQLLRASVPSEVLILVNVGVDPLKHHRDLNILMTTERTDSLSYAGVRENLVLTLDQVTLNSWNEVLVNRFDGEHALLDCLRDYLNDLPVTQRQPRLQVRCFCHNRAQFIARRVEDVIETAQTLLLSRLNHRYLLQVQQHYHVLELVPGQVNHVALGSLSALVDYLGEDLTAYSPLHLDPMALEDHDLALILPMGQPECIQVFYRVDEDEADLYVLDEFNALWQQHVPYHDEQSLLVPLQRFLQSVLYRRDALLPLDAAQPLTLETLYYQLLPSGSGRARRVEARQAPQMLVNKPFYDVQAIIGKAAHGQVHVTLYCDQQEFSELEHGDQLFRVVAREIVQQRREAQRYRCYITDLDLSGLVGDGACSSNLYLRYKADLERALNEALALV
- the argH gene encoding argininosuccinate lyase, which codes for MSTDKTNQSWGGRFSEPVDAFVARFTASVNFDQRLYRHDIMGSIAHATMLAKVGVLTDAERDSIIDGLKTIQAEIEAGQFDWRIDLEDVHMNIEARLTDRIGVTGKKLHTGRSRNDQVATDIRLWLRDEIDLILAEITRLQKGLLEQAEREAESIMPGFTHLQTAQPVTFGHHMLAWFEMLSRDYERLVDCRKRTNRMPLGSAALAGTTYPIDREYTAQLLGFDAVGGNSLDNVSDRDFAIEFCAAASIAMMHLSRFSEELVLWTSAQFQFIDLPDRFCTGSSIMPQKKNPDVPELVRGKSGRVFGALMGLLTLMKGQPLAYNKDNQEDKEPLFDAADTLRDSLRAFADMIPAIKPKHAVMREAALRGFSTATDLADYLVRRGLPFRDCHEIVGHAVKYGVDNGKDLAEMSLDELRQFSDQIEQDVFAVLTLEGSVNARDHIGGTAPAQVKAAVVRGQALIASR
- a CDS encoding LytR/AlgR family response regulator transcription factor, whose protein sequence is MNVLIVDDEPLARERLSRMVGELEGYSVLEPSATNGEEALALIDSHKPDIVLLDIRMPGLDGLQVAARLCERESPPAVVFCTTRDDFPPEVLQAGAVGYLVKPVTAEALLDALRKAERPNRVQLAALTRPAAESGSGPRSHISARTRKGIELIPLNQVVYFIADHKYVTLRHESGEVLLDEPLKALEDEFGERFVRIHRNALVARERIERLQRTPLGHFQLFLKGLNGDALIVSRRHVAGVRKMMQQL
- a CDS encoding TIGR02647 family protein, whose protein sequence is MSLTPELVAELEILALFNLDSSQEGLKIHQTAAPKAIAAAQRLFEKELITQPDGGYLTSLGRDAAQNVQTVLTILSVQEAA